The genomic region TGTTTCAATTTCGATACCGTTGAATTCATCAGGGCTGATTTCGGTCATTGTTACTTCAATAAGACGAGATTCCTCATCTGGCGAGAGTCCCTCTTCAAGAATAACGATATTACCCTCACGAACACCATCAAGAATTAATCGAATCTTCTCCATGGTCGCGAGATCTTCCATTCGAGATCCACTGATCATATCAATCTGAACGCCATCAATATGTGGGTCCTCAGTTTCATCAGGTGTTACTTCTGGCATTGCATTCACCCAAAGTACTCCGCAATTTTGCCGTATACCTCATCCATGTTCGTTCCTTCAAGTGCTGACAGTGGCACAGTTTCATGTTGTGGGAACGCGTTCGATATTTGTTGGACGTTTGATGCTGTGAGATCAGTCTTATTTGCAAATATAAGCACTGGGAGGTCTTGACT from Haloquadratum walsbyi C23 harbors:
- a CDS encoding DUF2073 domain-containing protein, yielding MPEVTPDETEDPHIDGVQIDMISGSRMEDLATMEKIRLILDGVREGNIVILEEGLSPDEESRLIEVTMTEISPDEFNGIEIETYPQSTANNTSLFGRLIGGESPQKLTVIGPADQIETLHKDENLISAFISHK